The Streptomyces sp. HUAS MG91 sequence CCGCTCGCCGGCATCAAGGCATCCGTGTCGTCCCTGCGCTCCGAGGACGTCGAATGGTCGCCCGAGGACCAGGCGGAACTGCTCGCCGGGATCGAGGAGGGCGCGGACCGTCTCGATCACCTGGTCGGGAACCTGCTGGACATGTCGCGCCTCCAGACCGGCACGGTCACCCCGCTGATCCGGGAGATCGACCTCGACGAGGTGGTCCCGCTGGCCCTGGTCGGCGTACCGGACCCGGAGCTGAGCGTCGATCTGGACGTTCCCGAGTCGCTGCCCATGGTGAGCGTGGACAAGGGGCTGCTGGAGCGGGCGGTCGCCAACATCGTGGAGAACGCCGTGAAGTACAGCCCGCCCGACGAGCCGGTGCTGGTCGCGGCCAGTGCGCTGGGCGACCGTGTCGAGCTGCGGGTGGTGGACCGGGGACCGGGCGTTCCGGACGAGGCGAAGGACCGCATCTTCGCGCCGTTCCAGCGCTACGGTGACGCTCCCCGGGGTGCCGGAGTGGGGCTCGGGCTCGCGGTCGCGCGGGGCTTCGCCGAGGCGATGGGCGGCACGCTCACCGCCGAGGACACCCCGGGCGGCGGCCTCACCATGGTCCTCACCCTGCGCGCGGCGCACGCGGACCGGGCGCCGCTGACCACACTTGATCAACCGTTGATCCGTACGACAGCTCAGAGAGGCAGGTCCGCATGACCCGGGTGCTCGTGGTCGACGACGAACCGCAGATCGTCCGCGCCCTCGTCATCAACCTGAAGGCGCGCAAGTACGAGGTGGACGCCGCCGCCGACGGCGCGCAGGCGCTGCAGCTCGCCGCCGCTCGCCACCCGGACGTCATCGTGCTCGACCTGGGCCTGCCCGACATGGACGGCGTCGAGGTCATCAGGGGGCTGCGCGGCTGGACCCGGGTGCCGATCCTGGTGCTGTCCGCCCGCCACTCCTCGGACGAGAAGGTCGAGGCGCTCGACGCGGGCGCCGACGACTACGTCACCAAGCCCTTCGGCATGGACGAACTCCTTGCCCGCCTGCGGGCGGCCGTGCGGCGGGCCGAGCCCACCGGCGGCGGCGAGGACGAGGGGATCGTCGAGACGTCCGACTTCACGGTCGACATGGCCGCCAAGAAGGTCAACAGGGACGGCCGCGACGTACGTCTCACCCCGACCGAATGGCACCTCCTGGAGGTGCTGGTGCGCAACACGGGCCGCCTGGTGAGCCAGAAGCAGCTGCTGCAGGAGGTGTGGGGCCCCTCTTACGGTACGGAGACGAACTATCTCCGTGTGTACATGGCGCAACTGCGCCGCAAGCTGGAGACCGATCCGTCCCATCCGCGGCACTTCATCACCGAGCCCGGAATGGGGTACAGGTTCGAGAAGTAGCCCCTGCGTCCGTGCCGGTGGCCCCGGGTACGCTTCCAGTATGAGTGCTGTTGCGGGCCGTTTCCGGCGCATGCTCGACCGACTCTCCACCTCGCAGGAGGACCTGGAGTCGGAGGAGCTGCGCGAGGACTCGGAGACCACTGGCTGTACGCGGATCGGGGACTGCCACGACCGACAGATCGTGACGGTTACTGGTACGTTGCGCACGGTGACCCTGCGGCCACGCGCCGGAGTCCCGGCCCTGGAAGCGGAGT is a genomic window containing:
- a CDS encoding response regulator; amino-acid sequence: MTRVLVVDDEPQIVRALVINLKARKYEVDAAADGAQALQLAAARHPDVIVLDLGLPDMDGVEVIRGLRGWTRVPILVLSARHSSDEKVEALDAGADDYVTKPFGMDELLARLRAAVRRAEPTGGGEDEGIVETSDFTVDMAAKKVNRDGRDVRLTPTEWHLLEVLVRNTGRLVSQKQLLQEVWGPSYGTETNYLRVYMAQLRRKLETDPSHPRHFITEPGMGYRFEK
- a CDS encoding OB-fold nucleic acid binding domain-containing protein — protein: MSAVAGRFRRMLDRLSTSQEDLESEELREDSETTGCTRIGDCHDRQIVTVTGTLRTVTLRPRAGVPALEAELFDGSAALDVVWLGRRSIVGIEPGRKLIASGRVSMSRGRRVLFNPKYELRPLGRE